Proteins from one Mycobacterium sp. HUMS_12744610 genomic window:
- a CDS encoding DDE-type integrase/transposase/recombinase, with amino-acid sequence MVVGDDEARVRAERARVIGLFRYQLIREAAEPAHSTKERGKIVRELASREHTDPFGRRVRISRQTIDRWIRDWRAGGFDALVPSPRQCTPRTPAEVLELAVALRRENPARTAAAIRRILLTQLGWAPDERTLQRNFHRLGLTAGTGCGSAPVFGRFEAEHPNDLWTGDALHGIAIAARKTYLFAFLDDHSRLLPGYRWGYAEDTVRLAAALRPALASRGVPKAVYVDNGSAYIDTWLLRACAKLGVRLVHSTPHRPEGRGKIERFFRTVREQFLVEITGEPDVAGRHHVADLAELNRLFAAWVETVYHRTVHSETGQTPLARWCASGPVGLPAPEALTEAFLWEEHRRVTKTATVSLHGNSYEVDPALVGRKVELVFDPFDLTRIEVRLAGVPMGLAIPHHIGRHSHPKAKPETPSIPPKPTGVDYARLIETAHQTELARGVNYAALTGADQIPGQLDLLTGEEAQPR; translated from the coding sequence GTGGTGGTCGGCGATGATGAGGCGAGGGTGCGGGCCGAGCGGGCCCGGGTGATCGGATTGTTCCGGTACCAGTTGATCCGGGAGGCCGCCGAGCCGGCGCACTCCACCAAGGAGCGGGGAAAGATAGTGCGCGAGTTGGCGTCGCGCGAGCACACCGACCCGTTTGGGCGGCGGGTGCGGATCTCGCGGCAGACCATCGATCGGTGGATTAGGGACTGGCGTGCCGGCGGGTTCGATGCGCTGGTGCCCAGCCCGCGCCAATGCACGCCGCGCACCCCGGCCGAAGTGCTGGAGCTGGCGGTGGCGCTGCGTCGGGAGAACCCCGCCCGCACCGCCGCGGCGATCCGCCGGATCCTGCTCACCCAGTTGGGCTGGGCGCCCGATGAGCGGACCCTGCAACGCAACTTCCACCGGTTGGGGCTGACCGCCGGCACCGGTTGCGGGTCGGCGCCGGTGTTCGGCCGGTTCGAGGCTGAGCACCCCAACGACCTGTGGACCGGGGATGCGCTGCACGGCATCGCGATCGCGGCCCGTAAAACCTATTTATTCGCGTTCTTGGATGATCATTCCCGGCTGCTGCCCGGCTATCGGTGGGGGTATGCCGAGGACACCGTGCGGCTGGCCGCCGCACTGCGCCCGGCGCTGGCTTCGCGCGGCGTCCCCAAGGCCGTGTATGTCGATAACGGATCGGCCTATATAGACACGTGGTTGTTGAGGGCGTGCGCGAAACTCGGTGTGCGCCTGGTGCATTCGACACCGCATCGGCCGGAAGGGCGAGGGAAGATAGAGAGGTTTTTCAGGACCGTGCGTGAGCAGTTCCTGGTCGAGATCACCGGCGAGCCCGACGTCGCCGGACGCCACCACGTCGCCGATCTGGCCGAATTGAACCGGCTCTTTGCGGCCTGGGTCGAAACTGTCTACCACCGCACCGTCCATTCCGAAACCGGGCAGACCCCGCTGGCCCGCTGGTGCGCGTCTGGCCCGGTCGGCCTGCCCGCCCCGGAGGCGCTCACCGAGGCGTTTTTGTGGGAGGAGCACCGCCGCGTCACCAAGACGGCGACCGTCTCGTTGCACGGCAACAGCTACGAGGTCGACCCCGCACTGGTTGGGCGCAAGGTGGAGCTGGTATTCGACCCGTTCGATTTGACCCGCATCGAGGTGCGTCTGGCCGGCGTGCCGATGGGGCTAGCGATCCCGCACCACATCGGGCGGCACTCGCACCCCAAGGCCAAACCCGAAACCCCGTCGATACCACCGAAACCCACTGGTGTCGACTACGCGCGGCTGATCGAGACCGCGCATCAGACCGAACTGGCCCGCGGCGTCAACTACGCCGCCCTGACTGGGGCCGACCAGATCCCCGGCCAGCTCGACCTACTCACCGGCGAAGAGGCCCAACCCCGATGA
- the fdxA gene encoding ferredoxin — protein MTYTIAEPCVDIKDKACIEECPVDCIYEGARMLYIHPDECVDCGACEPVCPVEAIYYEDDVPEQWSQYTQINADFFVELGSPGGAAKVGMTENDPQVVKDLPPQGEGD, from the coding sequence GTGACGTACACAATTGCCGAACCCTGCGTCGACATCAAGGACAAGGCATGCATTGAGGAGTGCCCGGTCGACTGCATCTACGAGGGTGCTCGGATGCTCTACATCCACCCCGATGAATGCGTCGACTGTGGGGCTTGTGAACCGGTCTGCCCTGTCGAAGCGATCTACTACGAAGACGATGTGCCCGAACAGTGGAGCCAGTACACGCAGATCAACGCCGACTTTTTCGTTGAGCTGGGGTCGCCGGGTGGTGCGGCCAAGGTCGGCATGACCGAGAACGATCCCCAAGTGGTGAAGGATCTGCCACCGCAGGGCGAAGGCGACTGA
- a CDS encoding transposase, producing the protein MARRRHTPEQVVRKLREGERLLGEGKDLGEVCRHLEVSEQTWHRWRNQYGGMKAEDTKRLKELERENQRLKKLVAEQALDIDMLKEMSRGNW; encoded by the coding sequence ATGGCACGTCGACGGCATACACCGGAGCAGGTGGTCCGCAAGCTTCGTGAGGGTGAACGGCTGCTCGGTGAGGGCAAAGACCTCGGGGAGGTCTGCCGGCATCTGGAGGTCAGTGAGCAGACCTGGCATCGCTGGCGAAATCAGTACGGCGGGATGAAAGCCGAAGACACCAAACGGCTCAAGGAGCTTGAGCGGGAGAATCAGCGGCTCAAGAAGCTGGTCGCCGAGCAGGCCCTCGACATCGACATGCTCAAGGAGATGAGCCGGGGAAACTGGTGA
- a CDS encoding DDE-type integrase/transposase/recombinase — translation MVNPKRTHRLWKDERLQRPSKTRKRLRLGHSAAHRRMAAARPDHVWALDYQHDLTVDGRQLRFLNVIDEFTREALATRPRRSWNADQTTGLLDELIMTTGRKPEHIRMDNGPELTSHALADWARFGSVGAVFIQPGAPCSGAFRLSTWG, via the coding sequence GTGGTCAATCCCAAACGCACGCACCGATTGTGGAAAGACGAACGGCTGCAACGTCCGTCGAAGACCCGCAAGCGGCTGCGCCTGGGCCACAGTGCGGCGCACCGGCGCATGGCGGCGGCCCGCCCCGATCACGTGTGGGCGCTGGACTACCAGCACGACCTCACCGTCGACGGCCGCCAGCTGCGTTTCCTCAACGTCATCGACGAGTTCACCCGCGAGGCGTTGGCGACACGGCCACGTCGGTCGTGGAACGCCGATCAGACCACCGGACTGCTCGACGAACTGATCATGACCACTGGCCGCAAGCCCGAACACATCCGAATGGACAACGGACCCGAACTGACCAGTCACGCCCTCGCCGACTGGGCCCGCTTCGGCTCGGTAGGCGCCGTGTTCATCCAACCCGGCGCACCGTGTTCGGGGGCATTCAGGTTGAGCACTTGGGGGTAG